The following coding sequences lie in one Cannabis sativa cultivar Pink pepper isolate KNU-18-1 chromosome 5, ASM2916894v1, whole genome shotgun sequence genomic window:
- the LOC133038364 gene encoding uncharacterized protein LOC133038364, whose translation MVRRKRNFIWAVIEDESHWIEDRDLMAAFFRSKFLETFNSTNPEIDEELFTLVESCISMEENDSIMVVPSLGGVRKILANRIRPVLENIIIPFQSSFVKGRWIVENSIIASEIVHNMGKRQGKNAFVGIKCDMSKAYDRFE comes from the exons ATGGTAAGAAGGAAAAGGAATTTTATATGGGCTGTTATTGAAGATGAATCTCATTGGATTGAGGACCGGGATCTTATGGCTGCTTTCTTTAGAAGCAAATTCTTGGAGACATTCAATTCGACTAACCCTGAGATAGATGAGGAGCTTTTTACTCTTGTGGAGTCGTGTATCTCTATGGAAGAAAATGATAGTATTATGGTTGTCCCGTCTCTTGGGGGAGTTAGAAAA ATTTTGGCTAATAGGATTCGTCCAGTTCTGGAGAATATTATCATCCCTTTCCAATCTTCTTTTGTGAAAGGAAGATGGATTGTGGAGAATTCCATCATTGCAAGTGAGATCGTTCACAATATGGGCAAGAGACAGGGGAAAAATGCTTTTGTGGGGATTAAGTGCGATATGTCTAAGGCTTATGATAGATTTGAGTGA